From Oncorhynchus mykiss isolate Arlee chromosome 6, USDA_OmykA_1.1, whole genome shotgun sequence, the proteins below share one genomic window:
- the LOC118936667 gene encoding serine/arginine repetitive matrix protein 2-like, producing the protein MESSADRGLDVECVVNRWIVDYYISVAFEAFRNEQDSDFCEIRDILQCHLVRPLEANDATPKKIRAIQFLTRINDGDKLDFSFDPQEDLTPLESALSVLDSIRDELPVPQKDLERVQKSVREMLVVVCIKNQAFDKAKEVLMKYFPKSKVGKKAIFLGLVNKRSSDHSVLQQVTYQQFKQEMLQFCQSLFPFSHPFLSRAARQLVVKRRDAGQDAEEGDCPSDPQPEDHLLPATEEKTSRHKPSPPPGGVLLTRSQLMAVYTALAEELREPMTFAELEEEVEREVMEENAGKGGAAVDQEEPLLHLSESPRQGSDAVLEQDVPRSQRESDSPMEASPADLVPPADLVPPAGLAPGPQWKSRGWPHTIARLVMEPDSQDSTASRESVSNGEESVSRADPLSPASTYSPPTRKYRKRGAGKITEETSSDPEEDVCILDDTPEQRGSAPTPQRGSAPTPQRGSAPTPQRSSAPTPQRSSAPTPQRSSTPTPQRSHTPQRSPTPQRGSSHKRIPTPQRGPTHQRSPTPQTSHIHQRSPTPQKASTSKKGPDLKWKQLFSVAKESKDRWSDEEDLFDSPHKDSSEDNASTTGGGRKRVSLGSGDRTTGGGRKRVSLGSGDRTTGGGRKRVSLGSGYNRTTGGGRKRVSLGSGDRTTGKGRKRVSLGSGYNRTTGGGRKRVSLGSGDRTTGGGRKRVSLGSGYNRTTGGCRKRVSLGSGYNRITGGGRKRVSLGSGYNRTTGGGRKRVSLGSGDRTTGGGRKRVSLGSGYNRTTGGGRKRVSLGSGYNRTTRGGRKRVSLGSGDRTTGGGRKRVSLGSGYNRTTGGGRKRVSLGSGYNRTTGGGRKRVSLGSGYNRTTGGGRKRVSLGSGYNRTTGGGRKRVSLGSGYNRTTGGGRKRVSLGSGYNRTTGGGRKRVSLGSGYNRTTGGGRKRVSLGSGDRTTGGGRKRVSLGSGDRTTGGGRKRVSLGSGYNRTTGGGRKRVSLGSGDRTTGKGRKRVSLGSGYNRTTGGGRKRVSLGSGDRTTGGGRKRVSLGSGYNRTTGGCRKRVSLGSGYNRITGGGRKRVSLGSGYNRTTGGGRKRVSLGSGDRTTGGGRKRVSLGSGYNRTTGGGRKRVSLGSGYNRTTRGGRKRVSLGSGDRTTGGGRKRVSLGSGYNRTTGGGRKRVSLGSGYNRTTGGGRRRMWTAEETEWVKEGVRRYGEGNWSRVKSSFPFLGRTAVNIKDRWRTMKKLQLV; encoded by the exons ATGGAGTCGAGTGCGGACCGCGGACTAGATGTGGAGTGTGTTGTTAATCGGTGGATAGTGGATTATTATATATCTGTGGCGTTTGAGGCGTTCAGGAATGAACAGGACAGTGATTTCTGTGAGATCAGAGACATCCTTCAAT GTCATCTGGTTCGGCCGTTGGAAGCCAACGACGCCACACCCAAGAAGATTCGAGCAATACAGTTCCTCACCAGGATAAATGACGGTGACAAACTCG ACTTCTCGTTTGATCCTCAGGAGGACCTCACGCCACTGGAGTCGGCTCTGAGCGTATTGGACAGCATCCGCGACGAGTTGCCGGTTCCCCAGAAAGACTTGGAGAGAGTACAGAAGTCTGTCAGAGAGATG TTGGTGGTTGTGTGCATTAAGAACCAGGCCTTTGACAAAGCCAAGGAGGTTTTGATGAAATACTTCCCCAAAAGCAAGGTTGGAAAG AAAGCGATCTTCCTGGGGCTGGTCAACAAGAGGAGCAGTGATCATTCAGTCCTGCAGCAGGTCACCTACCAGCAGTTTAAACAGGAGATGCTGCAGTTCTGTCAGAGCCTGTttcccttctctcatcctttcCTGTCCAGG GCTGCCAGACAGCTGGTGGTGAAGAGACGGGATGCAGGACAGGATGCAGAGGAAGGAGACTGTCCCTCAGACCCTCAGCCAGAGGACCACCTTCTACCAGCAACAGAGGAGAAGACATCCAGACACAAACCCAG tcctccCCCCGGTGGCGTCCTGCTGACCCGCAGCCAGCTGATGGCCGTTTATACAGCCCTGGCCGAGGAGCTGAGGGAGCCCATGACCTTTGCCgagctggaggaggaggtggaaagggaggtgatggaggagaacGCAGGAAAAGGAGGTGCTGCTGTGGACCAAGAGGAACctctcctgcacctctctgaaAGCCCCAG GCAGGGCTCAGATGCTGTGTTGGAGCAGGACGTCCCCAGGTCCCAGAGAGAGTCCGACAGTCCAATGGAGGCTTCCCCTGCTGACCTGGTTCCCCCTGCTGACCTGGTTCCCCCTGCTGGCCTGGCACCAGGCCCCCAGTGGAAGAGCCGAGGCTGGCCTCATACCATAGCCAGGCTGGTTATGGAGCCAGACAGCCAG GATTCTACGGCCTCTCGAGAATCAGTATCCAACGGGGAGGAGTCAGTCAGCCGGGCGGACCCACTAAGCCCCGCCTCCACCTACAGCCCACCGACACGGAAGTATCGAAAACGAGGAGCCGGCAAGATAACCGAAGA GACCTCGTCTGACCCTGAGGAGGATGTGTGTATTCTAGATGACACCCCTGAGCAGCGAGGCTCTGCCCCCACCCCCCAGAGAGGCTCTGCCCCCACCCCCCAGAGAGGCTCTGCCCCCACCCCCCAGAGAAGCTCCGCCCCCACCCCCCAGAGAAGCTCCGCCCCCACCCCCCAGAGAagctccacccccaccccccagagAAGCCACACCCCCCAGAGAAGCCCCACCCCCCAGAGAGGCTCTTCACATAAGAGAATCCCCACCCCCCAGAGAGGCCCCACCCACCAGAGAAGCCCCACCCCTCAGACAAGCCACATCCACCAGAGAAGCCCCACCCCTCAGAAGGCCTCCACCAGTAAAAAGGGACCTGATCTGAAGTG GAAGCAGCTCTTCAGCGTTGCTAAGGAATCCAAGGATAGGTGGAGCGATGAAGAGGATTTATTTGACTCCCCTCACAAAGACA GTTCTGAGGACAACGCCAGTACTactggaggag gcaggaagagggtgagtttagGTTCTGGAGACAGAACTACCggaggaggcaggaagagggtgagtttagGTTCTGGAGACAGAACTACCggaggaggcaggaagagggtgagtttagGTTCTGGATACAACAGAACTACCGGAGGgggcaggaagagggtgagtttagGTTCTGGAGACAGAACTACCGGAAAaggcaggaagagggtgagtttagGTTCTGGATACAACAGAACTACCggaggaggcaggaagagggtgagtttagGTTCTGGAGACAGAACTACTggaggaggcaggaagagggtgagtttagGTTCTGGATACAACAGAACTACCGGAGGAtgcaggaagagggtgagtttagGTTCTGGATACAACAGAATTACCggaggaggcaggaagagggtgagtttagGTTCTGGATACAACAGAACTACCggaggaggcaggaagagggtgagtttagGTTCTGGAGACAGAACTACCggaggaggcaggaagagggtgagtttagGTTCTGGATACAACAGAACTACTggaggaggcaggaagagggtgagtttagGTTCTGGATACAACAGAACTACCAGAGgaggcaggaagagggtgagtttagGTTCTGGAGACCGAACTACTggaggaggcaggaagagggtgagtttagGTTCTGGATACAACAGAACTACCggaggaggcaggaagagggtgagtttagGTTCTGGATACAACAGAACTACCggaggaggcaggaagagggtgagtttagGTTCTGGATACAACAGAACTACCggaggaggcaggaagagggtgagtttagGTTCTGGATACAACAGAACTACCggaggaggcaggaagagggtgagtttagGTTCTGGATACAACAGAACTACCggaggaggcaggaagagggtgagtttagGTTCTGGATACAACAGAACTACTggaggaggcaggaagagggtgagtttagGTTCTGGATACAACAGAACTACCggaggaggcaggaagagggtgagtttagGTTCTGGAGACAGAACTACCggaggaggcaggaagagggtgagtttagGTTCTGGAGACAGAACTACCggaggaggcaggaagagggtgagtttagGTTCTGGATACAACAGAACTACCGGAGGgggcaggaagagggtgagtttagGTTCTGGAGACAGAACTACCGGAAAaggcaggaagagggtgagtttagGTTCTGGATACAACAGAACTACCggaggaggcaggaagagggtgagtttagGTTCTGGAGACAGAACTACTggaggaggcaggaagagggtgagtttagGTTCTGGATACAACAGAACTACCGGAGGAtgcaggaagagggtgagtttagGTTCTGGATACAACAGAATTACCggaggaggcaggaagagggtgagtttagGTTCTGGATACAACAGAACTACCggaggaggcaggaagagggtgagtttagGTTCTGGAGACAGAACTACCggaggaggcaggaagagggtgagtttagGTTCTGGATACAACAGAACTACTggaggaggcaggaagagggtgagtttagGTTCTGGATACAACAGAACTACCAGAGgaggcaggaagagggtgagtttagGTTCTGGAGACCGAACTACTggaggaggcaggaagagggtgagtttagGTTCTGGATACAACAGAACTACCggaggaggcaggaagagggtgagtttagGTTCTGGATACAACAGAACTAccggaggaggcaggaggagg